cataaatatatgttttaggATGATGGCAAGGTGAAGTGGAGCGCTGCTCAACATCAGTACAGCCTTACATTATTTGTCGGACAACAAGTTAGACAGGGAACAGTATGAAAACAGTTGGTAAAATGTGAATTGTCTCAGTGTTCTTGTATGAAGGAGACTAAAGTTGGCTAATGCTGTAATTCTGGCAGTGGTATACCAATGCTGCACTGCCTTAAATGGGAAACAGAGACCCAGACCTGTGCTTTACTACAACATGGCTCTGATTAAGACCAGATTGGTCTGCCTGTGGTTGGTTCTGAGCCGCAGCCAATTCTTACTCAGGAACAAGACTGTTAACGCTGTGGTATGAATGCATCGATGTTACACTCTCCCCCCTTTCAGCAACTTATATCTGCTTTAGCTAAGATCTCAAGGAGTCCCTGTCATTGCCATGGATAGAAACATAAGTACTGACTATTTTGTGTTCCCATCACAGAAGTCTGGAAAAAAGTAGTGCTGCAAGTAACAACtcttttcattgttgattattttgtctttttattctcATATATTGAtcagttgtttggtctataaaatgtcagaaaatggtgaaaaatgtagATCTGTGAGAGTGATTACATAGATATGAATAATTTGTGAGGCTTATTCCAGCCATGATCAGGTTCATATTTCCTGTATACATCCTGGTTTCTTCTCCAGCTAGCATTATTTGGCTTTCTGATAAAcagaatatggtgtttacatgctcaaacacataaacaggatACTCCAAAACTTGTTCATAAATGGGTTTTTCAtgttcatgtaaacatactcagtgtttcttaaagcccaagatgacgtcctgaaatgtcatgttttgtccacaacccaaaaatattctgcttactgtcacagaggagtAAAGACACAaggaaatattcacatttaagaagctgaaatcTGAGAGTTTTGACTTTCTATCCCAATAACTTACTCAAATTGATGAATTGATTATCAcattagttggcaattaatttaatagATGGCAACTAAACACTGTAGCtcgagaatttaaaaaaatcaatatctaaCAAGACACAACAATAAATGGAAGATTTATAATATTCCACTATTGaaggatgcattttttttctctatccTGTTATCTCAAAATCAGTTGTTGACGATTGCTTAAGAGAactttggacagttttttcaagaGAATATAATAATTATCTCGTTACCAATATAATTATATCAAGATAACaagataaaattataacttCCTTAAAATCAGTCTTTCTCATTTAAGGAGAAGACTCTCAGGGAAATGTATTTCAGTGATCATACTGCTACCTTTGGCTATACAGATGGCTATCTTACCATTTTATTATAAACTGAAATATCGACACAAATACTAATTAAACTGTCAGGACATCTTGTACAGACaatcatggtccccagaggaggAATCCTACTATTACCAGGTCAAACTGAAAGTTGTGTTAGCCACTCTACAGTGTCTGTGCACACTTGCATGACAAAACAATAAGTAGAAATAACAAGAATATTTACTCGATATCTTGAGAAAACAGGATTGAAACAATTATTGCAACCAGGGTCTCCCAGCTTCTGCACCAACTTATTTTACTGTacatatttagcttttttaacTGTTACTGCACCATTATGAGTTTTGATGTTGTTCGGTTGCTGACTGTTACCTACTTTCTCTCTCAGGACGACATGCTTTCAGAGCCTCTCACGTCTCATCAGCAGCTCTGGTGCATCAGTTACACTTTGTCTCACAGGGTAGTTTTAGGAATCCATTTGCAGCTCAGATGTCACACAGGCTGCAGTATGGTAAGAAAACATCACACTTGACCCGATGCATTAAAGGTTTCCCCTCCATGTTTAGGAGGTGATGTCTGCTACCATCTAGTGGCCAAAATGAAAATTTCATCACACAGATGAGAGCAGCTCGGGGAAAAAACTGTAACTTtagttttgttgaaaaaagacaaacactttttttcgcAGTAACCTTACAACCTAATATATTTAAACAAGTTAACTTACAGCATATCGTCTGCCTTCAGTTCCAGGGGCAAACATcctttgatgatgatgattatttttctaCATTACAATTTCTTAGCTCTGGACGCTCCTTTTATTTATGGAACAACAAACAAGCCATGTAAATGAAAACCATCGGCTGTAAATGatgcaaaatattaaacaatacAGGTAATATAGAATATGACATGTATTCAGTATCTTATGACAGTAGCGGTGTATTTCAGTGGTTCTCAATTGGTGGGCCGCGGTCCAAAAATGGGTTGCAGGTCCCTTCTGAATGGACCATGAGGGACTCATGAacgtgtcaagtttgtaaaaaacagcACCAAGCAAGAACAGTGAATTTCCTGCACAGagcttctgtattttttttctcaatttttttttatttctcggTGTTCTAAGCCAGcttgttgtttactttttgtgaAATCAAAATGAATACATGGTCATTTATAATATGTGGACCttaaactaatgactaaggatgAATCTGGACTGCAGGACTgaaccagttgggaaccactggtctGTTCCATTAACACAAAATGTATAAGCAATTATCACAGTATAACAGAACAACCAACAGttcatatatatgtatttacacacaaaaccaaacaaaatacccaaacaaaacaatggtctttttgttttaaaatgttttatggaATGTTTTTCCTCGTGAATAATAAACTTTGCAAATAATATGTAAAAGAAatcctgtaaaaaaagaaaaagatatcaGCTCTGCGCGCCATGTCCCTCGTGCCTAGCCGTAGTTTACGTCATCAATGTATGCCGACGTGAGCAGCATGGAGCAGCTGAGGCGTTTTTGACCTTCCAAAATCATTCCTTCAAAGTAGTTTCGGTGAGTTAATTCTGTCTTTACACCGAGCTTTCACTGTTTATCTTTATAAACATCAACTAAAGCCGATTTAGATTGTTATTCCTGTTTCTGTTGAATGAACGCTGCAGTAAAATGAGAGCTAGCATTAGCTGCAGCGAGGCTAATTGTAGCCCTGTTTGTCATCCTCCTGTAAGCAACGTGAATTTGACAAAACGGTAATGTTattacttttgcaaaaaaaatttagcTTTAAATTGATGTGAATACCGATGATACAAAAGTCAGCTCAAAGtctgaaatgtgtgtttatcaCGCATTTAACTAGACTATGTAAACTGTTATCCTTCGCCATTGATCCAACGCAATCGCAGTCATTTATTGTGTGATAGAGGCCGGTTATTATGACCTCCATTATCATGACATTTGCAAAAGAGCTGCTAAGTCTCTAGCTGCTCAGCATGTGTCAGATAAAGTGTTAACTTTCCTCGTCCTTCTGTTCCACAGGATTGAATACAGCTCTCCACCATGTTGGTCCATGCTAGATGGATCATCGGCAGAGTCATAGGGaccaaaatgcacaaaactgCCAAAGTGAGAGTCACAAGGCTGGTGATGGACCCTTACCTGCTCAAGGTGAACTTTTTAACAGTGATCATTCACTGCTGATGCGTACAGGAAGGACAGGTGGCATGAATAAGCGTACTTTACTAACAAGAGAATACCAGATATAACTTCAGTCTTATTGTCATGTTAATTTTACTCTGTCACACataagacacagagagggaccGTAGAATGATAAGGCTGGGGTAACGTTTGAAATTTCATAAAACTGGTGCCATCACAATACCTGAGGTTTGGTACAGCTGCCAAAAACAATCCTTTAATTACATAGGCCAGTAAGGatagcaaaaaaataagagaatcaATATCAAAACATAAGAGTTGATATGCTTTTTTTTGAACTAAAAAagacacaccacacacacacatatatatatatatatatatatatatatatatatatatatatgtatgtatgtatgtatgtatattcacacatacatagatacttgtacatatgtgtgtgtgtgtgtgtgtgtgtgtgtgcgcgtttattacatatatattgcattaattaaaagtcagacaaaataaatacgTTTTCAGCTATTCATTGACCTCACGTCTCTCATAGGTTTTGGAAAGATACGCTATAATTCTGAAGAATAGTTTACAAAAGCTGCAATGCTTATTTTCTCTTGTGGAgaattgtgtgtatttaaaaacccTGCAGTAGAAGATCTGAGAGCTCATGAGGGATTATAAAATTGCAGAAAGGCTGCAATGTAAAAGTGAATACATTTGATTGGAAGTAATATTGGGAATCTGTATGAACGTATGTTTGGCTGTAAGACAACTCATACAAGTGCTGATAGAGAGGAGATATTTTTAGCTGCCTCTAGTTTCCACACAACAACCACCACGGCAGCTACGGCTCCTGTTACTGTTCATAACACTACAGCCGctcctgtgtctgtctgtagctGTCTGAACCATGTATTTTCTCTTCAAGAGGAAACTTGGAAACACGGTGcacattttatgatgttttaacttttaaagacTTGTTGTTTacaaatgtgaattttttttcttgcttatttttgttccttttttataaattaaatacatcGGGTTGTTTGGTGGTCAGTCAGACTAAGTTTGCTGTTGGGCTGTAGTAACTtgtgaattacatttttttgacaaataattaTTACTCATATCAATCAGttattaaaatcacaataaataatCTTGAATTATTGCCATAATAGCCAAGAACATATTAATTTGCCCACTTTGCTTATAATTTTTGAATGTAATTAAAATTCTGCACAAGTTGTTGATTCATGATCATCAGTGACTGATTGCTGTACACTGACTATGTATTTAAATGAGTGTAATGTTGTTTCTTCCTCATAGTACTACAACAAGAGGAAGACCTACTTTGCCCATGATGCTTTGCAACAGTGCACTGTGGGAGATGTCGTCCTTCTCAAGGCTCTGCCTCAGCCCAGGTCCAAGCACGTGAAGCATGAACTGTCTGAGATAGTGCATAAAGTCGGCCGGGTGGTCGACCCACTGACAGGAAAGAGAGTTGAAGCTAGTGAGTATATGGAGCCTCTGACTGACCTTCAGCTCAGCCTGGGAGAGGACGCGACGTTATCAGAAAAACTGCAGCAGCTCAACATCTCTGCCGCCTCCAGTGGAGCTGAATCCCCACCAGCACAAACTCCATCTTCATGATGGAAAACGGCTGTTTTTTCAGTAATGTTATCTTAAATGTCACTCTgcaattttgtttctgtttcaggtgttaatgtaaatataaacgtATAAACCTGTCATCAATATATACAAATGAAtgtggaaaatacattttctttgctACCTGCTCAGGTAGTTTTGaatgaaagacacatttttgaggaatttacaataaaatgacaataagaGGGCATGGtgtctttcacaaacatgtatGAAATGTGGGAGTCATTACTCAGGGCCCCAGTGGAAGGGAGGGTCCTCGAAAAGCCTGGCACAGAAAGTTAAGCtttgtttgcaattttctaATTCAAAGTAATTAGTGCCATATCTAAATTAAAACTGGCTAAAGAATTGGTATAAAAAATATTGGATTCTTCTGGGGCTTCTCTTACCCTTTAAGGCACAAAGTGGTTAAATCTGCCCAAGCAATAAGATCTATTTGTAAACACAGCTAGAGACAAGCGTGGGACTCGGCAAGAaaggaaagtgaaaaatattcaaaaagtgTGAATTGTgagaatttggtgctacgcccctgcATGGTGCTCATATGCGTTTACTGTCAGACCTGAGATCTATGATTGAAAGACTTTACAGTATCATTATAGTATCaagtaatattaaaatattgctactttttctttaaacaagggatgttttttttcataaatcagCCAGTCATTGaaatgttcatgtgtgtttgatAAAGCACAATGAACtttatgaaaatgtatgtaGGCCACTCTTTACTTTGAACCCTGTGTA
This genomic window from Plectropomus leopardus isolate mb chromosome 13, YSFRI_Pleo_2.0, whole genome shotgun sequence contains:
- the mrps17 gene encoding 28S ribosomal protein S17, mitochondrial, translated to MLVHARWIIGRVIGTKMHKTAKVRVTRLVMDPYLLKYYNKRKTYFAHDALQQCTVGDVVLLKALPQPRSKHVKHELSEIVHKVGRVVDPLTGKRVEASEYMEPLTDLQLSLGEDATLSEKLQQLNISAASSGAESPPAQTPSS